In the genome of Coraliomargarita algicola, one region contains:
- a CDS encoding polysaccharide biosynthesis/export family protein yields the protein MKQLYLFITLSFCFISALATAQDSSGGDGGGGNRSSYDSGASSSAGRSGVGIVVGENYVLKPSDVISVSVYQESDLDKSVRIEGDGSVALALIGKVKLAGMTVAEAQSLVTDLYNRDYLVDPQVSLLVVEFSPKIVHILGSVNGPGQVAIPPDRDLTLTEAIAAVGGVSRIGNPKSITIKRIDEDGRARQMEVNFTRIIQDPNAKDIILQEGDTIWVPERII from the coding sequence ATGAAGCAGTTATATTTATTCATCACGCTTAGTTTTTGCTTTATCAGTGCACTTGCGACTGCACAAGACTCCAGTGGTGGGGACGGTGGGGGGGGGAATCGCTCGTCATATGATTCCGGAGCCTCTTCCTCAGCCGGCAGGTCAGGGGTTGGCATAGTGGTTGGTGAGAACTATGTGCTCAAGCCTTCGGACGTCATTTCTGTGTCTGTATATCAGGAGTCGGATCTAGATAAAAGTGTGCGGATCGAGGGGGATGGTTCTGTGGCTCTAGCTTTAATTGGTAAAGTTAAGCTTGCTGGAATGACGGTCGCGGAAGCTCAGTCGCTGGTTACTGATTTGTACAATCGAGACTATCTTGTCGATCCACAGGTGTCGCTTCTGGTTGTGGAGTTTTCACCTAAAATTGTTCATATTTTAGGCTCTGTGAATGGGCCTGGCCAGGTCGCAATCCCTCCGGACCGTGATTTGACTCTCACGGAGGCCATTGCAGCGGTCGGTGGAGTGAGTCGTATTGGAAACCCTAAATCAATCACAATTAAACGTATCGATGAAGATGGTCGTGCGCGCCAAATGGAAGTGAATTTCACTCGGATCATACAGGATCCAAATGCCAAAGATATCATCCTTCAAGAAGGGGATACTATCTGGGTTCCAGAGCGAATTATCTAA
- a CDS encoding GumC family protein, producing MKNDYVRGGADPNSGGYGYGYGGGYGYGGGYGYGGGYGGGYSEGGSGGPQRSFRDYFLMFRERVWYLIVAFFIIFSGSILYTFNKTKIYTAVAQVQMFRDDASALGAGVEMEQNQIHGAEDLNTQLSVFQSSSIIKGVEQRLQDEMRERFMAPYTDALSLSGPLTPLEILGRNRKVMPQRASLMINVAYSHPDPIVAAEVANLFAKEFIDYNLKLNIDGSMKAVEDLRVRADQQKERVEELELKLAEYREKNNAVSLQSDENIAGAQLTRLNEIKLTNKNVYDQLETKWNLIENYRREGKNLWELSFISEQPRVSSLLEQISGNRISISSLSKRYREKHPAMIQLLQSMQEAESELVGAVQNSVDKIYASYVEARSNFEMASQRLAEKERELIELSKTRVEYNSLLRDLEVQQNFFQALNSRMTTEKAQVNLKNPNARIIDEAFPPSEDNPSSPNVTMNLAAGFFGGIAVGVGLIFAVAFLDDRVKSAFDIEGTIGLPMLGIVPRIKKLDSNTKAQAVASNVDRHVTETFRSIHSALKLNEESKNAKIILTTSTVPSEGKSFVSSNLSLTFANHGEKTLLLDADLRLPNVARSLQLENDFGLLDHIEKGVALDEVIIKEVYPNLDVLPTGGKSKNPTQVLNSAKFEAMFADLRDRYDRIVVDSPPLAAVSDALNLLPLVDGILYVIKFNTVKRKTAVVNVRRLWESNTPVFGAILNNITSSLSSYYYSNYSDKAYQDYYIHQEEELEEELAGTVEPESEFGPKA from the coding sequence ATGAAGAACGATTATGTAAGAGGGGGCGCTGACCCCAACTCCGGTGGTTATGGCTATGGTTACGGCGGTGGCTATGGCTATGGCGGTGGTTACGGCTACGGTGGTGGATACGGTGGCGGCTACAGTGAGGGGGGCAGTGGTGGGCCACAGCGCTCTTTCCGGGATTACTTTCTGATGTTTCGTGAGCGTGTCTGGTATTTGATCGTTGCGTTTTTTATCATTTTTTCCGGTTCGATTCTGTATACATTCAATAAAACCAAGATATACACCGCTGTGGCGCAGGTGCAGATGTTTCGTGATGATGCCTCTGCGCTTGGAGCAGGGGTGGAGATGGAGCAAAATCAAATCCATGGTGCGGAGGATTTAAACACGCAGCTCAGCGTGTTTCAGAGTTCTTCCATTATTAAGGGGGTCGAGCAGCGTTTGCAGGATGAAATGCGTGAGCGCTTTATGGCGCCTTATACGGATGCATTGAGTTTGAGTGGTCCTTTGACTCCTCTTGAAATTTTGGGACGTAACCGCAAAGTGATGCCACAGCGTGCGAGCTTGATGATTAATGTCGCCTATTCGCATCCTGATCCAATTGTGGCGGCTGAAGTCGCCAACCTTTTTGCCAAGGAGTTTATCGATTATAATTTGAAATTGAATATCGATGGTTCGATGAAGGCCGTTGAGGATCTTCGCGTGCGTGCCGACCAACAGAAGGAGCGTGTTGAAGAACTCGAGCTTAAGTTGGCCGAGTATCGTGAGAAGAACAATGCAGTGTCTCTTCAGAGTGATGAAAATATTGCTGGGGCGCAGTTAACGCGTTTGAACGAAATTAAGCTGACGAACAAGAATGTGTACGATCAATTGGAGACCAAGTGGAATCTGATTGAGAATTACCGTCGTGAAGGTAAAAATTTGTGGGAATTATCCTTTATTTCGGAGCAGCCACGGGTGTCTAGCCTACTCGAGCAAATTTCGGGGAATCGAATTAGTATTTCCTCTTTGAGCAAGCGCTATCGTGAGAAGCACCCTGCGATGATTCAGCTCCTGCAAAGTATGCAAGAGGCGGAGTCCGAACTTGTAGGTGCCGTTCAAAACTCTGTGGATAAAATCTACGCATCCTATGTAGAAGCCAGAAGTAACTTTGAAATGGCGAGCCAGCGTCTTGCAGAAAAAGAGCGTGAGCTGATTGAATTGAGCAAAACACGTGTGGAGTATAATTCTTTGCTTCGTGACCTGGAAGTGCAGCAGAATTTCTTTCAGGCGCTCAATTCGCGTATGACGACTGAGAAAGCGCAGGTTAATTTAAAGAATCCGAATGCGCGTATTATTGACGAGGCCTTTCCACCGTCTGAAGACAATCCCTCGTCACCTAATGTGACGATGAATCTAGCTGCAGGTTTTTTTGGCGGGATCGCTGTTGGGGTGGGACTAATCTTTGCAGTGGCCTTCTTGGATGATCGTGTGAAGAGTGCATTTGATATCGAAGGCACGATTGGCCTGCCAATGTTGGGAATTGTGCCACGTATTAAAAAATTGGATAGCAATACCAAGGCGCAAGCGGTGGCTTCCAACGTGGACCGACATGTCACTGAAACTTTCCGCTCGATTCATTCTGCACTCAAGTTGAATGAGGAGAGTAAGAATGCTAAGATTATCCTAACCACCAGTACGGTTCCTAGTGAAGGGAAGTCGTTCGTGAGCTCGAACTTGTCACTGACGTTTGCGAATCATGGTGAAAAAACTTTGCTGCTGGATGCTGACTTGCGTCTGCCGAATGTGGCACGTTCGCTTCAATTGGAGAATGATTTCGGTCTATTGGATCATATTGAGAAAGGGGTCGCCTTGGATGAGGTGATCATTAAGGAGGTCTATCCTAACTTGGACGTATTGCCTACGGGGGGTAAGTCCAAGAATCCGACTCAAGTGCTGAATAGTGCTAAGTTTGAAGCAATGTTTGCAGACCTGCGTGATCGTTATGATCGAATTGTGGTGGACTCGCCTCCACTGGCTGCGGTGAGTGACGCATTGAATCTATTGCCCTTGGTGGATGGAATTCTTTACGTGATTAAATTCAACACTGTGAAGCGGAAGACTGCTGTGGTGAATGTGCGCCGTTTGTGGGAGTCAAATACGCCTGTCTTTGGAGCCATCTTGAACAACATTACCAGTTCGCTTTCGAGCTACTATTATTCGAATTACTCGGATAAGGCCTATCAGGATTATTACATCCACCAGGAAGAAGAGCTTGAGGAAGAATTGGCGGGCACAGTTGAGCCTGAGTCCGAATTCGGACCGAAAGCATAG
- a CDS encoding undecaprenyl-diphosphate phosphatase: MTFRICQLILCLVLASNWLTAAQTVPQTSTHDESPDPASLSYSDAIILGIVEGITEYLPISSTGHLILTNAILGLDSDTPIRNKNGDFIMVQDDESIAPRPYTIGEAAYAYVIVIQAGAIAAVVILYWQTILKILLGCLGKDPQGRKLALNLICAFIPAAVIGLLLNDWIEATLGDNVRAVAGALIVGAIVMLIVEKWRHHGQKGAIQSNDGPDIHQLTIRQSIMIGLFQCLAMWPGTSRSMATIVGGYLAGLSPKHAAEFSFLLGLITLTAASGYKVVSDGANMIAALDTGPVLLGCLVAFISSALAVKWLVTYLSKHGLALFAWYRIALAVAVFLVLGK; encoded by the coding sequence ATGACTTTCCGAATCTGCCAACTCATTCTTTGCCTAGTTCTCGCTTCCAACTGGCTCACTGCCGCTCAAACGGTCCCTCAAACTAGCACTCACGACGAAAGCCCCGATCCAGCTAGCTTAAGCTACAGCGATGCCATTATTCTAGGCATTGTTGAGGGGATTACCGAATACCTCCCCATTTCATCCACAGGTCACCTGATCCTAACCAATGCAATACTAGGATTAGACTCAGACACCCCCATACGTAATAAAAATGGCGATTTCATCATGGTGCAAGACGATGAATCGATCGCTCCGCGCCCCTACACCATAGGAGAGGCCGCATACGCCTACGTAATCGTCATACAAGCGGGCGCCATCGCGGCAGTCGTCATACTATACTGGCAAACAATTCTGAAAATCCTATTAGGCTGTCTAGGCAAAGACCCACAAGGTCGTAAGCTCGCCCTAAACCTAATCTGTGCCTTCATACCTGCGGCTGTCATCGGACTGCTACTCAACGACTGGATTGAAGCCACACTCGGGGACAACGTTAGAGCCGTTGCCGGAGCACTCATCGTCGGCGCAATCGTTATGCTCATCGTCGAAAAATGGCGTCATCATGGCCAGAAAGGCGCCATCCAGTCCAACGACGGACCCGACATCCACCAGCTCACCATCCGCCAGTCAATCATGATCGGGCTCTTCCAATGCCTCGCCATGTGGCCCGGCACCAGTCGCTCGATGGCAACAATCGTAGGCGGCTACTTAGCTGGACTCTCCCCCAAGCATGCTGCAGAATTTAGCTTTCTATTAGGACTCATCACTCTCACGGCAGCCTCAGGCTACAAAGTAGTCAGTGACGGCGCCAACATGATCGCTGCGCTCGACACAGGTCCGGTATTGCTAGGATGCCTCGTTGCATTCATCTCTTCAGCTTTAGCCGTTAAATGGCTAGTCACCTACCTCAGTAAACACGGCCTCGCCCTCTTCGCCTGGTACCGAATCGCCCTCGCAGTCGCGGTCTTTTTAGTCTTAGGCAAATAA
- the trpD gene encoding anthranilate phosphoribosyltransferase: MMEIEELTNSLRAGRDLSTGEAQHSASLLASSAVGLSAKENFLVALAEKGETAVEVAAFAAAFRELAVNPQVEAWSAGAIDVCGTGGDGSNTFNISTAVSFIVAAAGVPVFKHGNRSITSKCGSADLIEALGIRLDAPHEVIRRSLDELNFCFFFAPAFHPAFKEIMPVRQALAAAGRRSIFNLLGPLINPGRPAYQLMGVYADRWVEPIADALGAIGLKAGLVAHCTPEPGLALDELSCVGRNHVAGFGRLEARRGVLSPEEAGLTECDLDSLRGGDVEANIQTLHALFSGEADAVPLGLLHSVLLNAGAALWLAEKAEDLATGVDLAREVVESGRAAAWLKQAQSFYSTF, encoded by the coding sequence ATGATGGAAATTGAAGAACTCACGAATTCTCTGCGTGCGGGGCGAGACCTAAGCACTGGCGAAGCGCAGCATTCGGCGTCCTTGTTGGCTTCGTCTGCTGTTGGGCTGTCCGCTAAAGAAAATTTTCTTGTTGCACTGGCTGAGAAGGGCGAGACGGCGGTGGAGGTGGCTGCATTTGCGGCGGCTTTCCGGGAGCTGGCGGTGAATCCGCAAGTGGAGGCATGGTCTGCGGGAGCGATTGATGTCTGTGGCACTGGAGGTGATGGTTCGAATACATTTAATATTTCAACTGCTGTTTCTTTTATTGTGGCAGCAGCCGGTGTGCCTGTTTTTAAGCATGGCAACCGTTCGATTACATCAAAGTGCGGCAGTGCTGATTTGATTGAAGCACTTGGAATACGTCTGGATGCGCCACATGAGGTCATTCGGCGTTCTCTGGATGAATTGAATTTTTGTTTCTTCTTTGCGCCGGCGTTCCATCCTGCCTTTAAGGAAATTATGCCCGTTCGTCAGGCATTGGCTGCGGCGGGCCGACGTTCTATTTTTAATTTGTTAGGCCCCTTAATCAACCCGGGGCGTCCTGCGTATCAATTGATGGGAGTGTATGCGGATCGTTGGGTAGAGCCCATCGCAGATGCATTGGGTGCGATCGGCTTGAAGGCGGGCTTAGTGGCGCATTGCACGCCTGAACCAGGTCTTGCGCTGGATGAACTGAGCTGTGTGGGGCGTAATCATGTGGCCGGTTTTGGGCGGCTGGAGGCGCGACGCGGGGTGTTGTCGCCGGAGGAGGCTGGTTTGACGGAGTGTGATTTGGATTCTTTGCGCGGCGGCGATGTGGAGGCTAATATTCAAACTTTGCATGCGCTCTTCAGTGGGGAGGCGGATGCCGTCCCCTTGGGATTGTTGCACAGTGTATTACTGAATGCGGGTGCTGCACTTTGGCTTGCTGAAAAGGCAGAAGACCTAGCGACTGGAGTTGATCTGGCGCGTGAAGTGGTTGAGTCGGGGCGAGCGGCTGCATGGCTGAAGCAGGCTCAATCCTTTTACTCCACTTTCTAA
- the glmM gene encoding phosphoglucosamine mutase — protein MTQYFGTDGIRGRFGDPIMCPDFAYRLGCALGDYLKQSRAGRQHYVVIGRDTRFSGTALCDALAAGLNQHQVYVRDAGVVPTPAVAKAVLDNQADLGIAVTASHNPACDNGIKLFDHQACKLDDVQELQIESLFDDQAASPAHMPPPETTPLDAASHYVNYLQSLMEPECLSDWRVVLDLANGATVATTPAVFQRWGAHLHLIGNQPDGLNINDGVGSECPAQLARAVLAAAANIGIAHDGDGDRLVVCDETGTIVDGDILLAILGRDAMKAGMLKSGTLVATIHSNLGLDCALRESGGRVERVGVGDRNVASRMRELGANLGGESSGHIIFSDFATTGDGLLAAIKVVELMRRTGKTLSELRQEVILFPQCTQNLRVAEKTPLEELSGLQAAIREVEASLGEDGRVLVRYSGTEPKLRLLVEGRSETEVADALKSIEIAAREGLCVIDS, from the coding sequence ATGACTCAATATTTCGGAACCGACGGAATTCGCGGGCGATTTGGGGACCCGATCATGTGTCCTGATTTTGCTTATCGTTTGGGCTGTGCGCTTGGCGATTATTTAAAGCAGTCTCGGGCGGGGCGGCAGCATTATGTCGTGATTGGACGAGATACACGTTTCAGTGGAACTGCTCTTTGTGATGCTTTAGCGGCTGGTCTTAATCAGCATCAAGTTTATGTGCGTGATGCGGGAGTGGTTCCGACGCCTGCTGTGGCGAAGGCAGTCTTAGATAATCAAGCGGATCTTGGGATTGCCGTGACGGCATCGCATAACCCTGCGTGTGATAATGGCATTAAGTTGTTTGATCATCAGGCGTGTAAATTGGATGATGTGCAAGAATTACAGATTGAGTCCTTGTTTGACGATCAAGCTGCGTCGCCGGCTCACATGCCTCCGCCGGAAACCACACCTTTGGATGCTGCGAGTCATTATGTAAATTATTTGCAATCGCTGATGGAGCCGGAGTGTCTGAGTGATTGGCGCGTCGTGTTGGATTTGGCAAATGGAGCGACTGTGGCCACAACGCCCGCAGTCTTTCAGCGATGGGGGGCGCATTTGCATTTAATCGGGAATCAGCCAGATGGCCTTAATATTAATGATGGGGTGGGAAGTGAATGTCCTGCTCAACTGGCTCGGGCAGTTCTCGCAGCAGCTGCTAATATTGGTATTGCGCACGATGGAGATGGTGACCGTTTGGTCGTGTGTGACGAGACTGGAACGATCGTAGATGGTGATATACTGCTCGCTATTTTAGGGCGTGATGCGATGAAAGCGGGGATGCTTAAGTCGGGCACGCTGGTGGCAACGATTCACAGTAATTTGGGTTTGGATTGCGCGCTGCGAGAGTCCGGCGGGCGCGTCGAGCGTGTGGGCGTGGGGGATCGCAATGTGGCGAGTCGCATGCGAGAGCTGGGGGCCAACCTTGGTGGTGAGTCGTCGGGACATATTATTTTCTCTGATTTCGCGACGACTGGAGATGGGCTTTTGGCTGCGATTAAGGTCGTCGAATTAATGCGTCGAACTGGCAAGACCTTGTCAGAATTGCGTCAAGAGGTGATCCTTTTTCCGCAATGTACGCAAAATTTACGGGTTGCTGAAAAGACTCCATTGGAGGAGCTAAGCGGGCTGCAGGCTGCGATTCGAGAAGTGGAGGCCAGTCTGGGCGAAGACGGACGAGTCCTTGTCCGTTATTCTGGGACGGAGCCAAAATTACGCTTGTTGGTGGAGGGACGCTCCGAAACTGAGGTCGCTGATGCGTTAAAAAGCATTGAAATTGCCGCGCGAGAGGGGCTCTGCGTAATTGATAGTTGA
- a CDS encoding tetratricopeptide repeat protein produces the protein MEEVALKDLDTRLQKQIENARKAVDKNPSYAVDILINIVSRNVACLEARKILRQAQQRATKGKTKGFGGLLSKVTSIPFSMGSESKIKKDPQKAIDAAEQILNSNPDNVTGHKILGAAAEALELYSTAVFAYESVRKLEPNNLENIKALMSVHIKTGNSEEAIRIGEAAYRANPSDDEVQTLIKKASVEQTMEKGKWEEDKSFRDKLKDGDESQKLEQASRAKTGDAALLSLIEEAKKGVAETPDNMNFYRDIATNYRKLGDYDSALEWVAKARELEAGRADVTLERLVGTLKREKMQKAIAAVEARLESNPEDVAARTELEELKAEEHAFRREQCEDLVQRYPNEYSYRYELGELYFEDGETDLAIKELQMAQRSPKVRVSALILLGKAYLVKGFHDLAAEQLTIAKSEIPGMTEQKKDVLYELGSAYEQQGDMDRAMMEFKALYGADISYRDVAQKIDDFYSSK, from the coding sequence ATGGAAGAAGTTGCCCTTAAAGATCTCGATACTCGTCTACAAAAGCAGATTGAAAATGCACGTAAAGCGGTTGATAAGAACCCTAGTTACGCCGTCGATATTTTGATCAATATTGTGAGCCGAAATGTGGCCTGCCTAGAGGCTCGTAAGATTTTGCGTCAAGCACAACAGCGAGCGACTAAGGGGAAGACAAAGGGCTTCGGGGGACTGTTATCCAAGGTGACTAGTATTCCTTTTTCAATGGGGAGTGAGTCGAAGATTAAGAAAGATCCTCAAAAGGCAATCGATGCTGCTGAGCAGATTTTGAATTCGAATCCTGACAATGTTACGGGGCATAAGATCTTAGGGGCGGCGGCTGAGGCGCTTGAACTTTATTCGACTGCGGTATTTGCATATGAATCGGTGAGAAAGCTGGAGCCAAATAATTTGGAAAACATTAAGGCTTTAATGTCTGTTCATATTAAAACAGGCAATAGTGAGGAAGCGATTCGGATAGGTGAGGCGGCTTATCGGGCGAATCCATCTGACGATGAAGTGCAGACGCTGATTAAGAAAGCTTCGGTCGAGCAGACTATGGAGAAAGGGAAGTGGGAGGAAGATAAGAGCTTCCGCGATAAGCTTAAGGATGGCGATGAGTCGCAGAAGTTGGAGCAAGCGAGTCGTGCCAAGACGGGGGATGCTGCGCTACTTTCTTTGATTGAAGAAGCCAAGAAGGGAGTTGCTGAGACTCCTGATAATATGAATTTCTATCGCGATATCGCGACGAACTACCGCAAGCTCGGTGATTACGACAGTGCGCTTGAGTGGGTTGCTAAGGCGCGAGAGTTGGAGGCTGGGCGTGCGGACGTGACGCTCGAGCGTTTGGTGGGGACGCTCAAGCGTGAGAAGATGCAGAAAGCAATTGCTGCGGTTGAGGCTCGTTTGGAGTCTAACCCTGAGGATGTTGCGGCCAGAACTGAACTTGAAGAACTCAAGGCAGAGGAGCATGCTTTCCGCCGTGAACAGTGTGAGGATTTGGTTCAGCGCTATCCAAATGAGTATAGCTATCGCTATGAACTTGGTGAGCTCTATTTTGAGGACGGCGAAACAGATCTGGCGATTAAGGAGCTGCAGATGGCTCAGCGTAGTCCCAAGGTGCGTGTGAGTGCGCTGATCCTGTTAGGCAAGGCGTATTTAGTTAAGGGGTTCCATGATTTGGCTGCCGAGCAGTTGACGATTGCGAAGTCTGAAATACCAGGCATGACCGAGCAGAAGAAGGATGTTTTGTATGAGTTGGGTTCTGCTTATGAGCAGCAGGGCGATATGGATCGAGCGATGATGGAGTTTAAGGCGCTCTATGGGGCAGATATCTCTTATCGGGATGTTGCTCAGAAGATCGACGATTTCTACTCCAGTAAGTAG